The Pseudomonas fluorescens genome segment TTCAACGCGGCGATTGCTGCGCTGGTATAAGGTTGTAAAGGGAACATCACAAACCCCGGCCATGCGCCGGGGTTTGTGTTTCTGCCTTTCGCCCAGGAGATTCAATCAATGCAATGGCTCCCCCACATCACCGTCGCCACCATCGTCGAGGATAACGGCCGTTTCCTGATGGTCGAGGAACACAAAGCCGGGCGTAACGTGCTCAATCAGCCCGCCGGCCATCTGGATCCGGACGAAACCCTGATCGAAGCCGCCGTGCGCGAAACCCTCGAAGAAACCGGCTGGGACGTCGAACCCACCGCCGTGATCGGCATTTATCTGTACACCGCTCCGAGCAACGGCGTGACTTACCAGCGCGTGTGCTTCAGCGCCAAAGCCGTGAAACATTACCCGGAATATCAGCTGGACGACGGCATCGTCGGCGCCAAGTGGCTGACCCGCGACGAATTATTGGCCCAGCGCGATAACTGGCGCAGCGAGCTGATCATCCGTTGCATCGACGATTATCTGGCCGGCAATCGCTTCGGCCTCGAACTGATACGCCCTTCCCTTTAGCCTTGAGGCCGTGAGCCTGATAGAATCGCGTCCTTTTTCAAGACACTCATTGAATCCCTA includes the following:
- a CDS encoding NUDIX hydrolase, producing the protein MQWLPHITVATIVEDNGRFLMVEEHKAGRNVLNQPAGHLDPDETLIEAAVRETLEETGWDVEPTAVIGIYLYTAPSNGVTYQRVCFSAKAVKHYPEYQLDDGIVGAKWLTRDELLAQRDNWRSELIIRCIDDYLAGNRFGLELIRPSL